The DNA sequence AACCTCTATTAGGGCGGGTGGCGCTTCGTTTGTCAAGAAAACGCCGGACCGCGGTTGCCGCCGCGGCGCCGATCGGCGAAACTGAATCGTGATACCACGAGGAGCGATCATGGCCGAGGCGGGTTTTCGTAAGGTGGAACGCGATCGGGAACGGCGGTTCGGGTCGCCCGGAATTCTGTTGGCCGGTTATACGGCGGCCGAAGCGGCCGCGATCCGCGCTTTGTTGGATCGGATCGGCGCCGCCGCCGTGCCGCTGGTCGCCTGCTCGGCGGCGTTGCTGGAACGGACGGTCGCGGACGCGTTGACGGCCGTCGACCCCGGCGAGCCGGCGGGCCCGGGCCAGTTGCCGCGGGTTTTGTTGATGTCCGGCCTGACGGGCGAGGAATTTCACCGCCTGATGGACGAGTTCGGCGAAACCGGAATGCCGCGTCCGATTTTCGCCGCCGCCACGCCGACCAACCTGCAGTTCACGGTCAAACAATTGCTGATCGAGCTGCTGCGCGAACAACGGGCCATGGCCGAAACGCGCGCCGCGCCCCGCCGCGAAGAGTGACTCACTCGCCGCGCCACACGCTCTTGATGTT is a window from the Myxococcales bacterium genome containing:
- a CDS encoding DUF3783 domain-containing protein is translated as MAEAGFRKVERDRERRFGSPGILLAGYTAAEAAAIRALLDRIGAAAVPLVACSAALLERTVADALTAVDPGEPAGPGQLPRVLLMSGLTGEEFHRLMDEFGETGMPRPIFAAATPTNLQFTVKQLLIELLREQRAMAETRAAPRREE